One part of the Cyclobacteriaceae bacterium genome encodes these proteins:
- a CDS encoding TonB-dependent receptor — translation MTLVKPFGEAEMDNPKRTEIFYPPKTKMLMKQKLLRLLPETGNFPNFIRPMPFLFLFLVIYSGLFAQVSVRGKVTDESGSGLPGVNILIKGTTTGTTSDANGDYVVEIPSNAQQAILIFSFIGYETQEQAVNGRSVINVNMAVSAFTLGEVVVVGYGTQRKADVTGSLVSLSSDALREVPVANLQQALQGRMAGVEVQRIGTAPGATARIRVRGERSVLGSNDPLIVLDGIPFEGNLNDINPDEIASINVLKDASATAIYGSRGANGVMLITTKRGQAGETSLSFSSYIGVTTVARKYPLFNAEEYQAMRDYTGVWPYRPEEVEGIALGRDVDWQELMYENGYITNHNLTVTGGTEKGSYSVSGGYFKETTILPEQDFERFTLRVSTDSKIGERVKIGVTSLNSVNYANGTQFVNPQPGNPGAFGGGIMYNILATSPLMPPYSNNGEIFPEPFGNLDDASANLSPLYIKRNNSDWVDRVRRLRTFNSLYAEVKILEGLTYRFNLGLEYGQTNSAQFQGKGTYFRKLVENRASVRNTENYSWTAENILTYEKTFAEDHRLTFTGLYSAQQSRSFATQATKDAITANFIEFYDMSQANPAIAPILGGGEQTWGLLSYMGRVNYAFKDRYLFTATFRRDGSSRLATKWNNYPAFAVAWNAINEPFIQDVNFLSNLKVRVGYGQTSNQSVAPYTTLGGVVNTVGIAGGTVPLRYNYGPTQVSGYIAARIPDKTLDWEYTNTLNIGLDFGLFENRLTGSIDWYDAQTTNLLFNLRLPISSGYEQEFQTNIGGMENKGVEIVLSGKPLKLTNGFTWDIDLNWYLNRNKLLKYLPGVTQNIGDGLFVGQPITAIYDYEKIGIWQLGEDAAAYGQQPGQIKFRDVDNNGVIDAEDRKIIGSQQADWQGGITNRFTWKGFDLSFVVYIRQGGTLLSYLHAPNGAYLTNLTGQRSGLKVDYWTPDNPTNEFPAPGAALPGGASTGWTTLAYYDASFARVRAINLGYNIPKSLASRIKAQNARVYLTAQNPFLLWSPYVFKHNGVDPEPTGQGATGIVATGGNFRTGGNNPALVISASTPPTRSFIVGLNLTF, via the coding sequence TTGACCTTAGTGAAGCCCTTCGGTGAAGCCGAAATGGACAATCCTAAACGCACTGAAATATTCTATCCACCAAAAACAAAAATGCTTATGAAGCAAAAGCTACTTCGATTGCTGCCCGAGACTGGAAACTTTCCAAATTTTATCAGGCCAATGCCGTTCTTATTCTTGTTCCTCGTTATCTATTCCGGACTTTTTGCCCAGGTTAGTGTAAGAGGCAAGGTGACAGACGAATCAGGTTCAGGACTACCTGGAGTAAACATTCTGATTAAAGGAACTACCACCGGAACTACCTCAGATGCTAATGGTGATTACGTGGTGGAAATTCCTTCAAATGCACAGCAAGCAATTCTCATTTTCTCCTTTATCGGATATGAAACTCAAGAGCAAGCCGTTAACGGACGCTCTGTTATCAATGTAAACATGGCGGTGAGCGCGTTTACCCTAGGAGAAGTTGTAGTTGTTGGTTATGGTACGCAACGAAAAGCAGACGTAACTGGTTCACTGGTTTCACTTAGTAGTGATGCCCTTCGGGAAGTACCGGTAGCAAATCTGCAACAGGCCCTTCAGGGAAGAATGGCCGGTGTTGAGGTACAACGGATTGGAACTGCACCCGGAGCAACTGCAAGAATCAGGGTAAGAGGAGAGCGGTCTGTGTTGGGTTCAAATGATCCGTTAATTGTCTTAGACGGTATCCCTTTTGAAGGGAATCTTAATGATATAAACCCAGATGAAATAGCCTCCATTAACGTATTGAAAGACGCTTCAGCTACTGCTATCTATGGCTCTCGTGGTGCCAATGGTGTTATGCTGATTACAACTAAAAGAGGTCAGGCAGGAGAAACCAGCTTATCCTTTAGCAGTTACATTGGCGTAACTACTGTTGCACGAAAATATCCACTGTTCAACGCAGAGGAGTATCAGGCGATGCGCGATTATACCGGGGTGTGGCCTTACAGACCCGAAGAAGTTGAGGGTATCGCTTTGGGAAGGGATGTGGATTGGCAAGAACTCATGTATGAGAATGGATACATTACCAATCATAATCTGACAGTTACAGGCGGTACAGAAAAAGGTTCATACTCGGTAAGTGGTGGGTATTTTAAAGAAACTACGATTCTACCCGAACAGGATTTCGAACGCTTTACGTTGCGTGTTTCTACTGATTCAAAAATTGGTGAGCGCGTAAAAATCGGTGTGACCAGTTTGAACTCGGTTAACTATGCCAATGGAACACAATTTGTTAATCCGCAACCCGGCAATCCAGGTGCGTTTGGTGGTGGTATTATGTATAATATTCTGGCCACCAGCCCGCTTATGCCTCCCTATTCAAATAATGGCGAAATCTTTCCCGAGCCTTTTGGTAATCTTGATGATGCCTCTGCCAATCTCAGTCCATTATATATTAAAAGAAATAACAGCGACTGGGTAGATCGGGTAAGAAGACTTCGCACATTCAACAGTTTATATGCTGAAGTTAAAATATTGGAAGGTCTAACCTACCGGTTTAACTTGGGACTTGAATATGGACAAACAAACTCAGCTCAATTCCAGGGTAAAGGCACCTATTTTAGAAAGCTTGTAGAGAATCGGGCCAGTGTTCGGAATACTGAAAACTATTCATGGACGGCCGAAAATATACTAACCTATGAAAAGACGTTTGCGGAAGATCATCGCTTAACCTTTACAGGGCTTTACAGTGCTCAGCAAAGCCGAAGTTTTGCCACACAGGCAACCAAAGATGCCATTACTGCAAACTTTATTGAATTCTACGATATGTCACAAGCAAACCCTGCAATAGCTCCGATACTTGGAGGAGGGGAACAAACCTGGGGGCTTTTATCATACATGGGGCGTGTAAATTATGCATTCAAGGATAGATATCTTTTTACTGCAACTTTCCGCAGAGATGGTTCGTCAAGACTGGCAACAAAATGGAATAATTACCCGGCCTTTGCAGTGGCATGGAATGCCATCAATGAACCGTTCATTCAGGATGTAAACTTTTTAAGCAACCTGAAAGTACGTGTTGGTTATGGTCAAACATCCAATCAGTCTGTTGCACCCTATACTACCTTAGGTGGCGTTGTTAATACCGTGGGAATTGCCGGAGGCACGGTACCCTTGCGCTACAACTATGGACCAACCCAAGTATCGGGTTATATAGCTGCCCGCATTCCTGATAAAACATTGGATTGGGAATATACCAACACACTTAATATTGGCCTTGATTTTGGTTTGTTTGAAAATAGACTTACCGGTAGTATAGATTGGTATGATGCCCAAACCACAAATCTGCTATTTAATTTAAGATTACCCATTTCATCAGGTTACGAGCAAGAGTTCCAAACCAATATTGGAGGAATGGAAAACAAGGGCGTTGAAATTGTGCTTAGTGGAAAACCGCTGAAGTTGACAAATGGATTTACCTGGGACATCGACCTGAATTGGTATCTCAACCGAAACAAACTTTTAAAGTATCTTCCTGGAGTAACTCAAAATATTGGTGATGGTCTATTTGTCGGCCAACCGATTACCGCCATTTACGATTATGAAAAAATTGGCATCTGGCAACTGGGGGAAGATGCTGCTGCGTACGGTCAACAACCCGGGCAGATCAAGTTTAGAGATGTTGATAACAACGGGGTAATAGATGCCGAAGACAGAAAAATAATTGGTAGCCAACAGGCAGACTGGCAAGGCGGTATTACAAACCGTTTTACCTGGAAAGGGTTTGATTTGTCCTTTGTGGTCTATATCAGACAAGGAGGAACGCTACTGAGTTACCTGCATGCGCCAAACGGGGCATACTTAACTAATCTTACCGGTCAGCGAAGCGGCCTAAAGGTTGATTACTGGACACCAGATAATCCTACCAATGAATTTCCAGCGCCTGGAGCAGCACTGCCTGGTGGTGCTTCAACAGGATGGACAACCTTGGCGTACTATGATGCTTCTTTTGCACGTGTAAGAGCTATTAATCTGGGGTATAATATTCCTAAGTCCCTCGCATCAAGAATAAAGGCTCAAAATGCAAGGGTCTACCTCACTGCACAAAACCCCTTCTTACTATGGAGTCCGTATGTGTTCAAGCACAACGGTGTAGACCCCGAACCAACCGGCCAGGGAGCTACAGGAATTGTAGCTACTGGTGGTAACTTCCGGACAGGAGGAAACAATCCAGCCCTGGTTATTTCAGCTTCAACGCCACCAACAAGATCTTTCATTGTTGGCTTAAACCTTACTTTTTAA
- a CDS encoding RagB/SusD family nutrient uptake outer membrane protein, producing MKKHNLYILVMVTLLIISPGCNDLLNENPKTTFTTDYFKTAQGYQDGLNAAYSYLRFQYGSNPALGLNITGTDEFTFGPEPNYNPSGDNQPHKLLGTYDVTPQAGYLGITFNRTFPVINTLNGLVAFASQVPTFTELQRNESLAQARYLRAHYYYLLVGQFGAVPLDLGSGELALNTLPFLGFNRGSAEDREQLLAKNYQVMIEDLTFATLNLPDKRNSNEFRLHKAVAFHLLAKVYLARSYSTIAQTNDAQNAYLAANEVITNLGKYGVALQTDFAEVFRQGNDYNNEILFAAERIPQEYVNNGYLNANADGIGDGENMASNCFTCNYEQPVLQTPAGLDIIDGRPFAFQRPLRKLAPTRWLTNVAFADKTNDSRYHNSFRTLWTAATQNASGSTAYNNFITMLTNNGFALGDTAFYLADTPAQAAAMGVSGTNPFGTKYYRVYSSDNWYSNQLYPGPPAPSNTILVYPSLKKFVDVQRASPNGSSGRPMPIFRLAETYLIAAEAAFKTGNTTEAANLINVIRRRAAYRPGLSPAELNTRRTNMEITAGDVTLDFILDERARELAGEGMRWTDLALRGTDVFINRVNLNQDANGKVQPKHRLRPIPQSQLDAINDTDKQKYQNPGY from the coding sequence ATGAAAAAGCATAACCTATATATTTTAGTAATGGTAACCCTGCTGATAATTTCACCGGGGTGTAATGATTTGCTCAATGAAAATCCTAAGACAACCTTTACAACCGATTATTTTAAAACGGCCCAGGGTTATCAGGATGGACTTAATGCCGCATATTCATATCTACGTTTTCAATACGGATCAAACCCTGCACTTGGCCTTAATATTACCGGTACAGATGAGTTTACTTTTGGTCCGGAACCCAACTACAATCCCTCGGGAGACAATCAGCCGCACAAATTATTGGGTACATATGATGTTACCCCCCAAGCGGGCTATCTGGGTATTACGTTCAATCGTACTTTTCCGGTTATCAATACGCTAAACGGGTTAGTGGCATTTGCTTCACAGGTACCAACATTTACAGAATTACAACGTAATGAATCACTTGCCCAGGCGCGCTACCTGAGAGCACACTATTATTATTTGCTGGTTGGTCAGTTTGGAGCTGTTCCCTTAGACTTAGGTAGTGGCGAATTGGCTTTGAATACGTTGCCGTTCCTTGGTTTTAACCGTGGAAGCGCAGAAGATCGCGAGCAGTTACTGGCCAAAAATTATCAGGTAATGATCGAGGATTTGACCTTCGCAACTCTGAATCTCCCTGACAAAAGAAATTCAAATGAATTCAGACTACATAAAGCTGTTGCTTTTCATTTGCTGGCGAAAGTTTATCTGGCAAGATCTTATTCTACAATAGCGCAAACTAATGATGCTCAAAATGCATACCTGGCAGCCAATGAAGTAATTACTAACCTTGGCAAATATGGTGTAGCGCTTCAAACAGATTTTGCTGAAGTTTTCAGACAAGGTAATGATTATAATAATGAAATATTGTTTGCTGCAGAACGCATTCCACAGGAATATGTAAACAATGGATACCTGAATGCAAATGCCGATGGAATAGGAGATGGAGAAAATATGGCCTCCAATTGCTTTACCTGCAACTACGAACAACCTGTTTTACAAACACCTGCAGGGCTGGATATTATTGATGGAAGACCTTTTGCTTTCCAGCGGCCGCTCAGAAAACTGGCACCTACCCGCTGGCTAACCAACGTGGCGTTTGCTGATAAAACAAACGATAGCCGCTACCACAACTCCTTCCGCACGTTGTGGACTGCCGCTACGCAAAATGCATCCGGAAGTACTGCCTATAATAATTTTATTACCATGCTAACCAATAATGGGTTTGCGCTTGGTGATACCGCATTTTACCTTGCTGATACACCTGCACAAGCCGCTGCTATGGGCGTAAGCGGAACTAATCCATTTGGCACCAAGTATTACCGGGTATACTCTTCCGATAACTGGTACAGTAACCAGCTTTACCCGGGCCCCCCCGCTCCATCTAACACTATTTTAGTTTATCCTTCACTGAAAAAATTTGTTGATGTACAACGTGCCAGTCCCAATGGATCTTCAGGTAGACCTATGCCCATATTCCGTCTGGCCGAAACTTACCTGATCGCAGCTGAGGCTGCATTCAAGACAGGAAATACTACAGAAGCTGCCAACCTGATTAATGTTATTCGCAGACGTGCCGCCTACAGGCCAGGATTATCACCAGCAGAATTGAATACCCGAAGAACTAATATGGAAATTACAGCTGGTGACGTTACCCTGGATTTTATTTTGGATGAACGCGCACGTGAGCTGGCTGGTGAAGGCATGCGCTGGACTGACCTGGCCTTGCGCGGAACAGACGTTTTTATTAATCGCGTTAATTTGAATCAGGATGCCAATGGAAAAGTTCAGCCTAAACACCGGCTTCGGCCGATACCACAATCGCAATTAGATGCGATTAATGATACTGATAAACAGAAATATCAAAACCCAGGGTATTAA
- a CDS encoding IPT/TIG domain-containing protein encodes MKPKKIIFILFVCMAALSTTRCNNDEGITFSMKDVSARVTGFSNPKTGPGAELTITGSQLETVQRIFIGTERILKKDFVSQTESAITFNVPTTVGTHTDGTLTDVLVVFNGPERAFTKIEVVPLQAISSFTPYAAAPGETVTIMGVNFNLVTGVKLGDVSATITSQSPTLLKFTMPAGAVTNRITLVGEAGSSRSANNLVACSGSPNSPDCATPLNLNSGLELGTGDDFTNWGKWNGGSFQVATTVPGEYYRGSRALKVIRDGSLASGQWRIQFVSDPVATDIGSSYTVYVWARAAVAGAGFRVSLNPDTGFYPSDVAVTPQWQQFSFVVPGERIQNASTRFVLDLNGTNTAVTTFYIDDIKVIKN; translated from the coding sequence ATGAAACCAAAAAAAATAATTTTTATCCTGTTCGTTTGCATGGCAGCGCTTTCTACCACCCGATGCAACAATGATGAAGGGATTACCTTTTCAATGAAAGACGTAAGTGCTCGCGTTACCGGGTTCAGCAATCCGAAAACCGGACCCGGAGCAGAACTTACGATTACCGGATCGCAACTTGAAACGGTGCAACGTATATTTATAGGAACCGAGCGGATATTAAAAAAAGACTTTGTAAGTCAAACTGAATCAGCTATCACATTCAATGTTCCGACTACTGTTGGAACCCATACCGATGGTACACTAACTGATGTGCTAGTGGTTTTTAATGGCCCTGAACGCGCCTTTACTAAAATTGAAGTAGTGCCTTTGCAAGCCATCAGCAGCTTCACTCCTTACGCAGCTGCGCCCGGTGAAACCGTAACTATAATGGGCGTAAATTTTAATTTAGTGACGGGGGTAAAACTAGGTGATGTGAGCGCAACCATTACATCTCAATCGCCTACCCTGTTAAAGTTCACGATGCCCGCTGGCGCGGTAACAAACCGCATTACCTTAGTAGGCGAAGCGGGAAGTTCCAGAAGTGCTAACAACCTGGTTGCATGTTCCGGATCTCCGAATTCTCCTGATTGCGCCACACCACTTAACTTAAACAGTGGCCTAGAATTAGGCACTGGTGATGACTTCACCAACTGGGGTAAATGGAATGGAGGTTCATTCCAGGTTGCCACTACAGTACCAGGTGAATACTACCGAGGATCAAGAGCCCTTAAGGTAATTCGTGACGGATCCTTAGCAAGTGGTCAGTGGCGCATTCAATTTGTTTCCGATCCTGTTGCTACCGATATCGGATCATCGTACACGGTATATGTATGGGCACGCGCAGCCGTTGCCGGTGCCGGATTTAGAGTTTCACTTAACCCGGATACTGGATTTTATCCCAGCGATGTAGCGGTAACTCCACAATGGCAGCAATTCAGTTTTGTTGTTCCTGGCGAACGAATACAAAATGCTTCCACGCGTTTTGTACTTGACCTCAACGGAACCAACACGGCTGTTACCACATTTTATATCGATGACATAAAAGTGATTAAGAATTAG
- a CDS encoding endo-1,4-beta-xylanase → MKKPIQMNSTLILSGCVALLIFFSIHSDGQIANNKCKFLGNIISNNIPSSFNTYWNQVTPENSGKWGSVEGTRNVMNWGALDLAYNHAKTNGFPFKQHTLVWGQQQPAWITQLMNNTAIPQEARYAEVRAEVEQWIRLYCERYPDTDFIDVVNEPFHATPSYDLALGTGWNWVVWAFQKAREYCPNAKLHLNEYNILNSDGATNNYLALINILKGYNLIDGIGIQCHRFEIENAPVTQLKSNLDKLATSGLPIFISEFDIGNLNNTSTGNPTTDDNVQLEIYQRVFPVLWTHPAVEGITLWGYLQGQTWQATAYLLRNDGTERPALTWLKSYVPTVPGGSFCLTTSLDEEIDNLSVFPNPSSTGKFILESSSGFELSITLRDMHGKIVTQQTVATNNATTIYISDTPGLYLLEVFDGKKTVYKKLIVQP, encoded by the coding sequence ATGAAGAAACCAATACAAATGAATTCAACTTTAATCTTGTCTGGTTGTGTGGCCTTGTTGATTTTCTTTAGTATTCACTCCGATGGTCAGATTGCCAACAACAAATGTAAATTCCTTGGCAACATTATCAGCAACAACATCCCGTCTTCTTTTAACACGTATTGGAACCAGGTAACCCCGGAGAATTCGGGAAAGTGGGGATCGGTGGAGGGCACACGAAATGTAATGAATTGGGGTGCACTTGATCTTGCCTACAACCATGCCAAAACCAATGGTTTCCCCTTTAAGCAACATACCTTGGTATGGGGACAGCAACAACCTGCATGGATCACACAACTTATGAACAATACCGCTATACCACAGGAAGCGCGCTACGCAGAAGTACGGGCCGAAGTAGAACAATGGATACGGCTATACTGCGAACGATACCCAGATACAGACTTCATTGACGTTGTAAATGAACCCTTTCATGCCACTCCTTCTTACGATCTTGCGTTAGGTACGGGCTGGAACTGGGTGGTCTGGGCCTTTCAAAAAGCCCGTGAATATTGCCCGAATGCCAAACTTCATTTAAATGAATACAACATCCTCAATAGCGATGGCGCCACCAACAACTACCTGGCCCTGATCAATATACTGAAAGGATATAACCTTATAGATGGCATTGGAATACAATGCCATCGGTTTGAGATCGAAAATGCGCCTGTTACCCAACTTAAAAGTAATCTCGACAAACTGGCTACTTCTGGTCTTCCGATTTTTATAAGTGAATTTGATATTGGAAACCTGAATAATACCAGTACCGGTAACCCTACTACCGATGATAATGTTCAACTGGAAATTTATCAACGTGTTTTTCCTGTGCTGTGGACACACCCTGCTGTTGAAGGAATTACACTATGGGGTTACCTTCAGGGGCAAACCTGGCAAGCCACTGCATACCTTTTGCGAAATGACGGAACAGAACGACCGGCTTTAACATGGCTTAAATCATACGTACCAACTGTTCCGGGAGGTTCCTTTTGTTTAACTACAAGTCTTGACGAAGAAATTGATAATCTAAGTGTTTTTCCAAATCCCTCCAGTACCGGAAAATTTATCCTGGAATCCAGCAGCGGGTTTGAATTATCGATAACCTTACGTGATATGCACGGTAAAATTGTTACCCAACAAACTGTAGCCACCAATAACGCAACAACCATATATATATCTGATACACCCGGCCTGTACCTGTTGGAAGTTTTTGATGGAAAAAAAACAGTATATAAAAAGTTGATTGTACAGCCCTAG
- a CDS encoding endo-1,4-beta-xylanase, whose product MKTLNHFFAPILLGLLLTFCNQNKTIITRPSLKSVFTNDFLIGTALSANQIEEKDSVADALIREQFNVLTAENIMKSMFLQPAWGKFDFTLADKLVEYSKKNNMAVVGHTLIWHSQLPRYVYRITDKDSLKDFFTNHITTVASRYDGKILGWDVVNEALNEDGTMRGSIFYKLLGEDYVTEAFRLAQQAAPNTELYYNDYNIEQPKKRAGAISLIKKIQEAGVRIDGVGIQGHWHARRIPLQEIEESIVEYASLGLKVMITELDVELLPRNFTGADISERMKMKDDPTLNPYVSGLPDSVQQQLANDYEALFKLFLKHKDSITRITFWGVNDGQSWLNGWPAPGRTNYPLLFDREFKPKPAFYKVIGTKETLK is encoded by the coding sequence ATGAAAACATTAAATCACTTTTTTGCCCCAATTTTATTAGGACTACTATTAACTTTCTGTAACCAGAATAAAACAATAATAACCAGACCATCATTAAAAAGTGTCTTTACAAATGACTTCCTCATAGGAACAGCATTAAGCGCCAACCAGATTGAAGAAAAAGATTCTGTGGCCGATGCGCTTATCCGCGAACAGTTTAATGTACTTACGGCAGAAAATATTATGAAAAGCATGTTTCTTCAGCCAGCCTGGGGGAAGTTTGATTTTACACTTGCCGATAAATTGGTTGAATACAGTAAAAAAAATAACATGGCTGTAGTGGGGCATACACTGATTTGGCACAGTCAGTTACCTCGCTATGTTTACCGCATTACCGACAAAGATTCATTAAAGGATTTCTTTACCAACCACATCACAACAGTTGCCTCACGCTACGATGGAAAAATACTGGGATGGGATGTTGTAAACGAGGCCCTGAATGAAGATGGAACCATGCGCGGATCTATCTTCTATAAACTCTTAGGTGAAGATTATGTTACAGAAGCCTTTCGGCTAGCACAGCAGGCTGCTCCCAATACAGAATTATATTACAATGATTATAACATTGAACAGCCCAAAAAACGTGCAGGAGCCATCTCACTCATTAAAAAAATACAAGAGGCAGGTGTTCGCATCGATGGGGTTGGCATACAAGGCCACTGGCACGCACGCAGGATTCCACTACAGGAAATTGAAGAAAGTATCGTGGAATATGCTTCGCTCGGTTTAAAAGTTATGATTACCGAACTCGATGTAGAGTTATTGCCCAGGAATTTCACAGGTGCTGATATTAGCGAACGCATGAAAATGAAAGATGACCCCACATTGAATCCTTATGTTTCAGGCTTGCCCGATAGTGTTCAACAGCAATTGGCCAACGATTATGAAGCCTTGTTTAAGTTATTTCTCAAGCACAAAGACAGCATAACACGCATAACCTTTTGGGGGGTAAACGATGGGCAAAGTTGGCTTAACGGCTGGCCCGCACCTGGCAGAACAAACTACCCCCTACTGTTCGATAGAGAATTTAAACCGAAGCCAGCATTTTATAAAGTGATAGGAACCAAAGAAACTCTTAAGTAA
- a CDS encoding glycoside-pentoside-hexuronide (GPH):cation symporter, whose amino-acid sequence MTTNPQKLSVLEKVGYSLGDLAANLVFQTLITYLAYFYTDIYKLEPQHASAIMLGVGLVAGFAFNPIIGALADRTHSRWGKFRPWILWTAIPLGVTALLAFSTPNFSYTGKVIYATITYTLLLLLYAANNLPYSALSGVITGDMKERNSMSAYRFVAVMFAQFFVQVFMLPIIISAGDGDKAIGIEKVMTWLAVIGMAMLLITFFTTKERIVPKPEQKSTLKEDLADLSKNKPWLIMLVLTTLVFVTLAMKGGSYVYYFNNYVDKQTLTDFVNPILISLSAIGVNFFGEDPVAAGFGLFNAGGIIFMIVGIGLSKPLADKYGKRNVFGIWLVISTLFIMFFYFFPPQSVSLMFISQILHGFAYGVTIPLLWAMIADVADYSEWKNNRRATAIIFSAMMVGLKIGLTLGGAILAWLLGVFNYVAGDDAVQPATAIQGIKLLVSIFPSIPFLIGAGLLFFYEINKKMEVQIESELNARRKILSSIK is encoded by the coding sequence ATGACCACAAATCCACAAAAATTATCAGTTCTTGAAAAGGTCGGTTACAGCCTGGGCGATCTGGCCGCTAACCTGGTATTTCAAACGCTCATCACCTACCTCGCTTACTTCTATACCGATATTTACAAACTGGAGCCTCAACATGCATCAGCCATAATGCTTGGTGTTGGTTTAGTAGCTGGCTTTGCTTTTAATCCAATTATAGGTGCCTTGGCCGACAGAACTCATTCCCGCTGGGGAAAATTTCGTCCGTGGATTTTATGGACGGCCATTCCACTTGGCGTAACCGCCCTATTAGCCTTCAGCACACCCAATTTTTCCTATACCGGAAAAGTAATTTATGCAACAATCACTTACACGTTGCTTTTACTATTATACGCTGCCAACAACCTACCCTACTCTGCCTTAAGCGGAGTAATTACAGGTGATATGAAGGAACGCAACAGCATGTCGGCTTACCGGTTTGTTGCTGTAATGTTCGCACAGTTTTTTGTACAGGTATTTATGCTGCCCATCATCATTTCAGCCGGTGATGGCGATAAAGCCATCGGCATTGAAAAGGTAATGACGTGGCTGGCCGTTATCGGCATGGCCATGTTGCTAATTACGTTTTTCACCACTAAAGAACGTATAGTGCCCAAGCCAGAACAAAAATCTACCCTTAAAGAAGACCTTGCCGATTTATCAAAAAACAAACCCTGGTTGATTATGCTGGTGTTGACAACGCTTGTATTTGTAACACTCGCCATGAAAGGAGGCTCCTATGTTTACTACTTCAATAATTACGTTGACAAACAGACACTAACGGATTTTGTCAACCCTATACTAATAAGTCTTTCTGCAATTGGAGTTAACTTCTTTGGTGAAGACCCTGTGGCAGCAGGCTTTGGTTTATTCAATGCCGGGGGCATTATTTTTATGATCGTTGGCATTGGGCTATCCAAGCCACTGGCAGACAAATACGGTAAAAGAAACGTATTCGGTATCTGGCTGGTGATCTCCACGCTGTTCATTATGTTCTTTTACTTTTTTCCTCCACAATCCGTAAGCCTTATGTTTATTTCACAAATACTACACGGTTTCGCTTACGGGGTAACGATACCGCTGCTGTGGGCTATGATAGCCGATGTTGCCGACTACAGCGAATGGAAAAACAACCGCAGGGCTACAGCCATAATTTTTTCTGCCATGATGGTGGGCTTAAAAATAGGATTGACCTTAGGTGGCGCAATACTTGCCTGGCTATTAGGAGTGTTCAATTATGTAGCCGGAGACGATGCAGTACAGCCTGCAACAGCCATACAAGGAATAAAGTTACTGGTAAGCATCTTTCCTTCCATTCCGTTTTTAATTGGTGCCGGACTGTTGTTCTTCTATGAAATCAATAAAAAAATGGAAGTGCAGATTGAAAGTGAGCTTAACGCGCGAAGAAAAATTTTGTCATCAATAAAATAA